From Rhizobium sp. NZLR1, a single genomic window includes:
- the nirB gene encoding nitrite reductase large subunit NirB, translated as MTEKLVIIGNGMAPGRMLEHLFEQAPGRYEVTIFNAEPRVNYDRIMLSPVLSGEKDYEQIIIHGDGWYIKHGIMLYKGHKIVNIDRVAKTVTSDHGVTESYDKLVIATGSVPFIIPVPGKDLPGVITYRDLDDVQAMLLAAQSREKAVVIGGGLLGLEAAAGLAQRGMDVTVLHVMPTLMERQLDPAAGYLLQKAVEERGIKVICKANTKAIVGNGRVEGIELDDGRIIPATLVVMAVGIRPSVGLAKDAGLAVNRGIVVDAGMQTSDGNILALGECAEVGGMVYGLVAPLYEMARIAAAHLSGDRSPAFVHADTPTKLKVTGIELYSLGDFADGDDRQEIVLRDASAGVYKRLVLKDNKIIGTVLYGETADGAWFNDLKKKATDISEMRETLIFGQAYQGGSPLDPMAAVAALPDDAEICGCNGVCKGKITSTISGKGLTSLDDVRAHTKASASCGSCTGLVEQLMALTLGDSYNPAAVQPMCTCTELGHDDVRRLIKAKGLKSIPAVMQELEWKTSCGCAKCRPALNYYLVSDWPDQYADDYQSRFINERVHANIQKDGTYSVVPRMWGGVTNSNELRAIADVVDKFEIPMVKVTGGQRIDLLGIEKEDLPAVWADLGKAGFVSGQAYAKGLRTVKTCVGSDWCRFGTQDSTGLGIRIEKFMWGSWTPAKLKLAVSGCPRNCAEATCKDIGVICVDSGFEIHFAGAAGLDIKGTEVLGLVRTEDEALEHIVALTQMYREQARYLERIYKWAKRVGLEEIRRQIMGDAEKRKAYYERFVFSQKFAQVDPWSERVSGKDKHEFKPMATIGYPQAAE; from the coding sequence ATGACCGAAAAACTTGTCATCATCGGCAATGGCATGGCGCCCGGGCGCATGTTGGAGCACCTCTTCGAACAGGCGCCCGGACGCTATGAAGTTACGATCTTCAATGCCGAGCCGCGCGTCAATTACGACCGCATCATGCTGTCGCCGGTTCTCTCCGGGGAGAAGGACTACGAGCAGATCATCATTCACGGTGACGGCTGGTACATCAAGCACGGCATCATGCTCTACAAGGGCCACAAGATCGTCAACATCGATCGCGTCGCCAAGACCGTCACCTCCGACCACGGCGTCACCGAAAGCTATGACAAGCTGGTGATCGCAACCGGTTCGGTGCCCTTCATCATCCCGGTCCCCGGCAAGGATCTGCCGGGCGTCATCACCTATCGCGATCTGGACGACGTGCAGGCGATGCTGCTTGCCGCTCAGTCGCGCGAAAAGGCTGTTGTCATCGGCGGCGGTCTGCTTGGCCTCGAAGCGGCGGCCGGTCTTGCCCAGCGAGGCATGGACGTCACCGTGCTGCACGTCATGCCGACGCTGATGGAGCGCCAGCTCGACCCCGCCGCCGGCTATCTGCTGCAGAAGGCGGTCGAAGAACGTGGCATCAAGGTCATCTGCAAGGCCAATACCAAGGCGATCGTCGGCAACGGCAGGGTCGAGGGTATCGAGCTTGACGACGGCCGCATCATCCCGGCAACGCTGGTGGTAATGGCCGTCGGCATTCGTCCGAGTGTGGGCCTGGCGAAGGACGCCGGCCTTGCGGTCAATCGCGGCATCGTCGTCGATGCCGGCATGCAGACCTCGGATGGCAATATTCTTGCGCTTGGCGAATGTGCCGAGGTGGGCGGCATGGTCTACGGCCTTGTTGCGCCGCTCTATGAAATGGCTCGGATTGCCGCAGCACATCTCTCGGGCGATCGCTCGCCGGCTTTCGTGCATGCGGATACACCGACCAAGCTCAAGGTCACCGGCATCGAACTCTATTCCCTTGGCGACTTCGCCGACGGCGACGACCGCCAGGAAATTGTGCTGCGCGATGCCAGCGCCGGCGTCTACAAGCGCCTGGTGCTGAAGGACAACAAGATCATCGGCACCGTGCTTTACGGCGAGACCGCTGACGGCGCCTGGTTCAACGACCTGAAGAAAAAAGCGACTGATATTTCGGAGATGCGCGAGACGCTGATCTTCGGACAGGCCTATCAGGGAGGGTCGCCGCTGGACCCTATGGCGGCCGTTGCAGCCTTGCCGGATGACGCGGAGATCTGTGGCTGCAACGGCGTATGTAAGGGAAAGATCACCTCGACGATTTCAGGCAAAGGGCTGACGTCGCTCGACGACGTGCGGGCCCACACGAAGGCATCCGCCTCGTGCGGCTCCTGTACTGGCCTCGTCGAACAACTCATGGCGCTGACGCTCGGCGACAGCTACAACCCGGCTGCCGTGCAGCCGATGTGCACCTGCACCGAACTCGGCCATGACGACGTCCGCCGCCTGATCAAGGCGAAAGGGCTGAAGAGCATCCCCGCCGTCATGCAGGAATTGGAATGGAAGACCTCCTGCGGCTGCGCCAAATGTCGGCCGGCACTCAACTATTACCTGGTCAGCGACTGGCCGGACCAATATGCCGACGACTACCAGTCGCGTTTCATCAATGAGCGCGTCCATGCCAACATCCAGAAGGACGGCACCTACTCCGTCGTTCCGCGGATGTGGGGTGGCGTCACCAATTCGAACGAGCTGCGCGCCATCGCCGATGTCGTCGACAAATTCGAGATCCCCATGGTGAAGGTGACGGGCGGCCAGCGGATCGACCTGCTCGGTATCGAGAAGGAAGACCTGCCCGCCGTCTGGGCCGACCTCGGCAAGGCCGGTTTCGTTTCCGGCCAGGCCTATGCCAAGGGTCTGCGCACAGTGAAGACCTGCGTCGGCTCCGACTGGTGTCGCTTCGGCACCCAGGATTCCACCGGTCTCGGCATCCGCATCGAGAAATTCATGTGGGGCTCCTGGACGCCGGCCAAGCTGAAATTGGCCGTGTCCGGCTGCCCGCGCAACTGCGCCGAGGCAACCTGCAAGGATATCGGCGTGATCTGCGTCGATTCCGGTTTCGAGATCCATTTCGCCGGTGCCGCCGGTCTCGACATCAAGGGTACGGAGGTCCTTGGGCTCGTGCGGACCGAGGACGAGGCGCTGGAGCATATCGTGGCACTGACGCAAATGTACCGCGAGCAGGCCCGTTATCTCGAGCGCATTTACAAGTGGGCCAAGCGTGTTGGCCTCGAAGAAATCCGCCGGCAGATCATGGGCGATGCCGAAAAGCGCAAAGCCTATTACGAGCGCTTCGTCTTCAGCCAAAAATTTGCCCAGGTCGACCCGTGGTCGGAGCGTGTTTCCGGCAAGGACAAGCATGAGTTCAAGCCGATGGCGACGATCGGCTATCCGCAGGCTGCAGAGTAA
- a CDS encoding deoxyribodipyrimidine photo-lyase yields MAQDAAKPAILWFRKDLRLDDNQALNAADLSGRPVIPLYINEPTAGTGPLGAAQSWWLHHSLEALDRSLRKQQGGLVLASGEALEVLCALIRESGAEAVFWNRRYDPSGIAIDIQIKHELEKQAIEARSFGGQLLHEPSRLMTGAGTPYRVYTPFWRALEAAGEPERPLAAPAKLRLASQLLKSERPESWRLLPTKPNWAKGFGDLWTPGEEGAQQNLRDFVEEALDGYKENRDYPAKQATSMLSPHLALGEISPARIWDATRGLTSQVPAADIVHFRKEIAWREFSYHLLFHFPQLASENWKNRFDGFEWRNDDDDFNAWRRGVTGYPIVDAGMRQLWHHGWMHNRVRMIVASFLIKDLMVDWRRGEAWFRDTLVDADPANNAASWQWVAGSGADASPFFRIFNPVLQGQTFDPDGDYIRAHVPELRELGAKYIHRPFEAPKSMLDEAGITLGQTYPKPIVDHTRARNRALAAYNATKDAT; encoded by the coding sequence TTGGCACAGGACGCGGCAAAACCGGCCATTCTCTGGTTTCGCAAGGACTTGCGCCTTGACGACAACCAGGCTCTCAATGCAGCCGATCTCTCCGGCCGGCCGGTCATCCCCCTCTATATAAACGAGCCCACGGCAGGCACCGGTCCACTGGGCGCTGCGCAAAGCTGGTGGCTGCACCATTCGCTGGAAGCGCTCGACAGGTCGTTGCGCAAGCAGCAGGGAGGACTGGTGCTTGCCAGCGGCGAGGCCCTCGAGGTGCTCTGCGCTTTGATCAGGGAGAGTGGTGCCGAAGCCGTCTTCTGGAACCGCCGCTACGATCCATCCGGAATCGCCATCGATATCCAAATCAAGCACGAACTGGAAAAGCAGGCGATCGAGGCGAGAAGCTTCGGCGGCCAGCTGCTGCACGAACCTTCCCGGCTGATGACCGGCGCCGGCACACCCTATCGCGTCTACACGCCTTTCTGGCGGGCGCTGGAGGCCGCCGGCGAACCAGAGCGGCCGCTCGCCGCGCCTGCGAAACTAAGGCTGGCATCGCAGCTTCTAAAATCCGAAAGGCCGGAGAGCTGGAGACTGCTGCCGACGAAGCCGAACTGGGCGAAGGGTTTTGGCGATCTCTGGACGCCGGGCGAAGAAGGTGCGCAGCAGAACCTACGTGACTTCGTCGAGGAAGCGCTCGATGGCTACAAAGAGAACCGCGACTATCCTGCGAAGCAAGCGACATCGATGCTGTCACCGCATCTGGCACTTGGCGAGATCTCCCCTGCCCGAATCTGGGATGCGACACGCGGTCTTACGAGCCAAGTGCCGGCGGCCGATATCGTGCATTTCCGCAAGGAGATCGCCTGGCGCGAATTTTCCTATCACCTGCTTTTCCATTTCCCGCAGCTTGCCTCTGAAAACTGGAAAAATCGATTCGACGGCTTCGAATGGCGCAACGACGATGACGATTTCAACGCGTGGCGCCGGGGGGTGACCGGCTACCCGATCGTCGATGCCGGCATGCGCCAGCTCTGGCACCATGGCTGGATGCACAATCGCGTACGCATGATCGTCGCCTCATTCCTCATCAAGGATCTGATGGTCGACTGGCGCCGGGGCGAGGCCTGGTTTCGCGACACGCTGGTCGATGCCGATCCCGCCAACAACGCCGCAAGCTGGCAGTGGGTGGCTGGCTCAGGAGCCGATGCCTCACCGTTTTTCCGGATCTTCAATCCGGTGCTGCAGGGCCAGACCTTCGATCCGGACGGTGACTATATCAGAGCTCATGTGCCGGAGCTTCGAGAGCTCGGGGCAAAATACATCCATCGGCCGTTCGAAGCGCCAAAGAGCATGCTCGACGAGGCAGGCATCACGCTTGGCCAAACCTATCCGAAACCGATCGTCGACCACACGCGCGCGCGCAACCGGGCGCTCGCCGCCTACAACGCCACAAAGGACGCCACATGA
- a CDS encoding nitrate reductase yields MVAEVKTTCPYCGVGCGVLATVDEAGSVSVKGDPEHPSNFGRLCSKGSALAETIDLDGRLLYPEIAGERSGWDEALDLVARRFSETIAEHGPDSVAFYVSGQLLTEDYYVANKLMKGFIGSGNIDTNSRLCMSSSVAGHRRAFGADTVPGTYEDIELADLVVLTGSNLAWCHPVIYQRLAAAKVARPNMRIVVIDPRRTMTCDIADLHLAIRPDGDVALFMGLLAHLATSPAIDQNYIASHTEDFADAFAAAAALDINDLLERTGLPAMQIREFFRLFETTPKVVTCYSQGVNQSSSGTDKVNAIINCHLATGRIGRPGMGPFSLTGQPNAMGGREVGGLANMLAAHMAIENPQDRDRVQRFWNSPVIAAKPGLKAVDMFRAVADGRIKALWIMATNPVVSMPDADSVESAIAACPFVVVSDILKETDTTRHADVLLPSLGWGEKDGTVTNSERRISRQRPFLGISGDAKADWWQLAEVGRRMGFAAAFDFNAPAAIFAEHAALSAFENNGSRDFDIGARAGISDGAYDELSPFQWPQAPGTAPGITRFFAEGGFFHADGKARFIAMKPPATDRTNADFPFTLNTGRVRDHWHTMTRTGKSARLSAHIAEPFAEIHPRDAIETGISSAGLVEIDSPHGKAIVRALVTDRQARGGIFAPMHWNDQFAAKARIDAVVAPITDPFSGQPASKNVAVAVRPFPATHYGFAVSATKPATPEAAYWALAKADGGWRLELAFRNTVDDWTAWCRAVFAIPDEIEPLGYADRQSGDLRLAFFDGETLLAALFLAREPVAVARNWAISQLSASHSDLRKRFALVAGRPGAGRPDPGATVCSCFSVGVNQIAAAVHGGCHSVETVGKETSAGTNCGSCRSEIGSIIDRCLAAAAE; encoded by the coding sequence ATGGTAGCCGAGGTCAAGACCACCTGTCCCTATTGCGGCGTCGGCTGCGGCGTTCTCGCCACCGTCGACGAGGCAGGCTCAGTCAGCGTCAAGGGCGATCCCGAGCACCCGTCGAATTTCGGCCGGCTGTGCTCGAAGGGGTCGGCACTTGCCGAAACCATCGATCTCGATGGCCGGCTTCTCTACCCCGAAATCGCAGGCGAGCGCAGCGGTTGGGACGAGGCGCTGGATCTGGTCGCCCGGCGTTTTTCCGAAACGATCGCCGAACACGGGCCTGACTCCGTTGCCTTCTATGTCTCGGGCCAGTTGCTGACCGAGGACTATTACGTCGCCAACAAGCTGATGAAGGGTTTCATCGGCTCCGGCAATATCGATACCAATTCAAGGCTCTGCATGTCCTCCTCGGTGGCGGGGCATCGCCGCGCCTTCGGCGCCGACACGGTGCCCGGAACCTACGAGGATATCGAACTCGCCGATCTGGTGGTGCTCACCGGCTCCAACCTCGCCTGGTGTCATCCCGTCATCTACCAGCGGCTTGCCGCCGCAAAGGTGGCGCGGCCAAACATGCGCATCGTCGTCATCGATCCGCGCCGGACGATGACATGCGATATCGCCGACCTGCATCTGGCAATCCGCCCGGACGGCGACGTCGCGCTGTTCATGGGACTGCTTGCCCATCTCGCGACAAGCCCGGCAATCGACCAAAATTATATCGCTTCCCACACGGAAGATTTCGCCGACGCCTTTGCGGCTGCCGCGGCGCTTGATATCAACGATCTCCTGGAGCGGACCGGCCTGCCGGCCATGCAGATCCGGGAATTCTTCCGCCTGTTCGAGACCACGCCGAAAGTCGTGACCTGCTATAGCCAGGGCGTCAACCAATCCTCCTCCGGCACCGACAAGGTCAATGCGATTATCAACTGCCATCTGGCGACCGGCCGCATCGGCCGCCCAGGCATGGGACCGTTCTCGCTGACCGGCCAGCCGAACGCGATGGGCGGGCGCGAGGTCGGCGGTCTCGCCAATATGCTTGCCGCCCATATGGCGATCGAAAATCCGCAAGACCGGGACCGCGTGCAGCGCTTCTGGAATTCACCGGTCATCGCCGCAAAACCGGGCCTGAAGGCGGTCGACATGTTCCGCGCCGTGGCCGACGGGCGCATCAAGGCGCTCTGGATCATGGCCACCAATCCCGTCGTCTCGATGCCGGATGCCGACAGCGTCGAAAGCGCGATCGCCGCCTGTCCCTTCGTGGTCGTCTCCGACATCCTCAAAGAGACGGATACGACCCGGCACGCAGATGTGCTTCTACCCTCGCTCGGCTGGGGCGAAAAGGACGGCACCGTTACCAATTCCGAACGGCGCATTTCCAGACAACGGCCGTTTCTCGGCATATCAGGCGATGCCAAGGCCGACTGGTGGCAGCTTGCAGAGGTCGGACGCCGCATGGGATTTGCCGCCGCCTTCGACTTTAATGCACCGGCCGCAATCTTTGCCGAACATGCCGCCCTCTCCGCCTTCGAAAATAACGGCAGCCGCGATTTCGACATCGGCGCTCGTGCCGGCATAAGCGACGGCGCCTACGATGAACTATCGCCCTTTCAATGGCCGCAGGCGCCAGGGACCGCACCCGGCATCACCCGCTTCTTCGCCGAGGGCGGGTTTTTCCATGCCGACGGCAAGGCGCGCTTCATCGCGATGAAACCGCCGGCAACCGATCGCACCAATGCCGATTTCCCCTTCACGCTGAACACCGGGCGCGTCCGCGACCACTGGCACACGATGACGCGCACAGGAAAGAGCGCGCGGCTTTCCGCCCACATCGCCGAACCCTTTGCCGAGATCCATCCGCGCGACGCCATCGAGACCGGTATATCAAGCGCCGGCCTCGTCGAGATCGACAGCCCCCATGGCAAAGCGATCGTCCGGGCGCTGGTGACCGATCGCCAGGCACGCGGCGGCATCTTTGCGCCGATGCACTGGAACGACCAGTTCGCCGCGAAAGCGCGGATCGACGCCGTGGTCGCGCCGATAACCGATCCGTTTTCCGGCCAGCCGGCGTCGAAGAACGTTGCCGTTGCCGTTCGGCCCTTCCCCGCCACCCATTATGGCTTCGCCGTCTCGGCGACAAAACCGGCGACACCTGAGGCAGCCTATTGGGCGCTGGCGAAAGCCGACGGCGGCTGGCGGCTGGAACTTGCCTTCAGAAACACTGTCGACGACTGGACGGCCTGGTGCCGCGCGGTTTTCGCCATTCCCGATGAAATCGAGCCGCTGGGTTATGCCGATCGGCAATCCGGCGACCTCAGGCTGGCCTTCTTCGATGGCGAGACCCTGCTCGCCGCGCTGTTCCTCGCCCGCGAACCGGTCGCCGTCGCCCGCAACTGGGCGATCTCGCAGCTTTCCGCCTCGCATAGCGACCTCAGGAAACGCTTTGCACTCGTCGCAGGCCGTCCCGGCGCCGGCAGGCCGGATCCGGGCGCCACCGTCTGCTCCTGCTTCAGCGTCGGGGTCAACCAGATCGCTGCCGCCGTGCACGGCGGATGCCACAGCGTCGAGACTGTCGGCAAGGAAACGAGTGCTGGTACCAATTGCGGATCCTGCCGCAGCGAAATCGGCAGCATCATCGATCGCTGTCTTGCCGCTGCCGCGGAGTGA
- a CDS encoding HAD family hydrolase, with product MSLPMPRGFEKPYAAFLFDMDGTILNSIQAAERAWSDWARRHGLDVATFLPKMHGSRGIDTITRLNLPGVDPEHESRLVTEAEIADVSDVVAIPGAATFLSSLPPDRWAIVTSSPLRLAHRRLEAAGLPVPKFMVTAEDVKVGKPDPQCYILGAERLGVSTHDCLVFEDVAAGIVAGEAAGADVMVVTAAHHHKIETRHPTLASYDEISVRISADHKMFIVPNAA from the coding sequence TTGTCCCTGCCGATGCCCCGTGGCTTCGAGAAGCCTTATGCCGCCTTCCTGTTCGATATGGATGGCACCATTCTCAATTCGATCCAGGCGGCCGAGCGTGCATGGAGCGACTGGGCAAGGCGTCACGGGCTCGATGTCGCCACCTTTTTGCCGAAGATGCACGGATCGCGTGGCATTGACACGATCACCCGGCTGAACCTGCCCGGGGTGGACCCCGAACATGAATCCAGGCTGGTGACCGAAGCCGAAATCGCCGATGTCAGCGACGTCGTTGCCATTCCCGGTGCTGCGACATTCCTGAGTTCACTGCCTCCGGATCGCTGGGCGATCGTTACATCCTCGCCGTTGCGTCTTGCCCATCGGCGGCTGGAGGCGGCAGGCTTGCCGGTGCCGAAATTCATGGTGACGGCGGAGGATGTGAAGGTCGGTAAACCCGATCCGCAATGTTATATTCTGGGCGCCGAACGGCTCGGCGTCAGCACCCATGATTGCCTGGTGTTCGAGGATGTCGCAGCCGGCATCGTTGCCGGCGAGGCCGCCGGCGCCGATGTCATGGTCGTCACCGCTGCTCATCACCACAAGATAGAGACGCGGCATCCGACCCTCGCATCCTATGACGAGATTTCGGTGCGTATCTCAGCCGACCATAAGATGTTCATCGTCCCGAACGCGGCCTGA
- a CDS encoding DUF1365 domain-containing protein — MRGRGEKRGMDTVANGPPPDAAAALYVGDIMHQRMKPFGHRFRYRVFSLLVDLDRLDEADLASMLFSVNRGNLVSFYERDHADAGNTRLRIYADRLLTQAGLDRADRILLVCYPRILGYVFNPLCVYHAYDAGGALVAMIYEVRNTFGERHSYVCPVGRGEMSESGLRQSCEKLFHVSPFIGVVGRYHFRILPPGAEIRWRILETDNEGPLLSATYSGRQEPLTSASLLRLTAYIPFLTVKIVAGIHWEALKLWLKGARYIRRPAPPPEVSIHQPCPLADAAE, encoded by the coding sequence ATGAGAGGACGCGGCGAAAAGCGTGGCATGGACACGGTGGCCAACGGCCCGCCACCGGATGCGGCGGCAGCACTCTATGTCGGCGACATCATGCATCAACGGATGAAACCGTTCGGCCATCGCTTCCGCTACCGCGTCTTCTCGCTGCTTGTCGATCTTGATCGGCTCGATGAGGCGGACCTGGCGTCGATGCTGTTTTCCGTCAACAGAGGCAATCTCGTGTCGTTTTACGAAAGGGACCATGCCGATGCCGGCAACACGCGACTACGCATCTATGCCGACCGGCTGCTGACCCAAGCGGGGCTCGATCGTGCCGACAGGATCCTGCTCGTCTGCTATCCCCGAATTCTCGGCTATGTCTTCAACCCGCTCTGCGTCTACCACGCCTATGATGCCGGTGGCGCACTCGTCGCGATGATCTACGAGGTGCGCAACACCTTCGGCGAGCGGCACAGCTATGTCTGTCCCGTCGGCCGCGGCGAGATGTCGGAAAGCGGGCTTCGCCAGAGCTGCGAAAAGCTCTTCCACGTCTCGCCCTTCATCGGTGTGGTGGGGCGCTATCATTTCCGCATCTTGCCGCCCGGCGCGGAAATCCGCTGGCGAATCCTCGAAACCGACAATGAAGGCCCGCTGCTTTCGGCGACGTATTCCGGGCGACAAGAGCCCTTGACCAGCGCCTCGCTGCTAAGGCTGACGGCGTACATACCTTTCCTCACCGTCAAAATCGTGGCCGGTATACATTGGGAAGCGCTGAAACTCTGGCTGAAAGGCGCGCGCTATATCAGGCGTCCGGCCCCGCCGCCTGAAGTCAGCATCCACCAGCCCTGCCCGCTTGCAGACGCGGCGGAATGA
- the nirD gene encoding nitrite reductase small subunit NirD, producing MDMNWIAIGDISDIPLRGARCVKTPQGKIAVFRTAENEVFAIEDHCPHKGGPLSQGIVHGKAVTCPLHNWVISLETGKALGADQGEVRTIQVLNEDGRLFIALESLMMAAE from the coding sequence ATGGACATGAACTGGATCGCAATAGGCGACATCTCCGACATCCCGCTACGTGGGGCGCGTTGCGTAAAGACACCGCAGGGCAAAATCGCCGTCTTCCGCACCGCCGAAAACGAGGTCTTCGCCATCGAGGATCATTGCCCACACAAGGGCGGGCCGCTGTCTCAGGGCATCGTTCACGGCAAAGCCGTCACCTGCCCGCTGCACAACTGGGTGATCTCGCTGGAAACCGGCAAGGCTCTCGGTGCCGACCAGGGCGAGGTCCGGACGATACAGGTGCTGAACGAAGACGGCAGGCTGTTCATTGCCCTGGAAAGCCTGATGATGGCGGCGGAATAG
- a CDS encoding FAD-dependent oxidoreductase: protein MNAHLRPAPRRLKIAIIGSGISGASAAWALCQVHDVTLYESQARAGGHTATVDVDYDGVRIAVDTGFIVYNEQNYPNLTTLFAELGIATHASDMSFSLSLDRGRLEWCGGGLSSIFAQKRNLLRPSFLWMIREILRFNRTCLEDRAAGHLASRSIGDYLDWRGFSPGFTNNYLLPMAAAIWSTPSARMLQFPAEHFVNFFDNHRLIYRRQHQWRTVTGGSRTYLDRLLQPLGERMKLSCGVRSVRRSASGIAIIDDTGSEHAFDKVILACHSDQAARLLVDATDGERRLLAAIPYQPNRVVLHRDEALMPQRRKVWASWNYLRSSRVDGKAGVAVTYWMNRLQGIDDNFPLFVTLNPDREPDPRRVFAEFAYEHPQFSTEAVKAQQALAAIQGENNCHFAGAWTGYGFHEDGLVSGLAAAEAMGGIIPWRTVRTWEPQPDATA, encoded by the coding sequence ATGAACGCGCACTTGCGTCCTGCTCCCCGCCGGCTGAAGATCGCCATCATCGGCTCCGGCATCTCGGGCGCCTCCGCGGCCTGGGCGCTGTGTCAGGTACACGACGTTACGCTCTACGAGAGCCAAGCGCGGGCGGGCGGCCACACGGCGACGGTCGACGTCGATTACGATGGGGTTCGGATTGCGGTCGATACCGGCTTCATCGTCTATAACGAACAGAATTACCCAAATCTGACGACGCTCTTTGCCGAGCTCGGCATCGCCACGCATGCAAGCGACATGAGCTTTTCGCTCTCACTCGACCGCGGCAGACTGGAATGGTGCGGCGGCGGGCTGTCTTCGATCTTCGCACAGAAGCGCAATCTGCTGCGGCCGTCGTTCCTGTGGATGATTCGTGAGATCCTGCGCTTCAACCGCACCTGCCTCGAAGACCGGGCGGCCGGCCATCTCGCCTCCCGTTCGATCGGCGATTATCTCGACTGGCGCGGCTTTTCGCCGGGTTTCACCAACAACTATCTCCTGCCGATGGCGGCGGCCATCTGGTCGACGCCGTCCGCCCGCATGCTGCAGTTTCCCGCCGAACATTTCGTCAATTTCTTCGACAACCACCGGCTGATCTATCGCCGGCAGCACCAGTGGCGGACGGTGACCGGCGGCAGCCGCACCTATCTCGACCGGCTGCTTCAGCCGCTCGGCGAACGGATGAAGCTTTCCTGCGGCGTGCGCAGCGTGCGCCGCTCCGCGAGCGGCATCGCGATCATTGACGATACGGGCAGCGAACACGCCTTCGACAAAGTGATCTTGGCTTGCCACAGCGACCAGGCAGCCCGCCTGCTCGTCGATGCTACCGACGGGGAAAGGAGACTGCTTGCCGCCATCCCCTATCAGCCAAACCGCGTCGTCCTGCACCGCGACGAAGCCCTTATGCCGCAGCGGCGCAAGGTCTGGGCTTCGTGGAACTATCTGCGTTCCAGCCGCGTAGATGGAAAGGCAGGCGTGGCCGTCACCTACTGGATGAACAGGCTGCAGGGCATCGACGACAATTTTCCGCTGTTCGTGACGCTCAATCCGGATCGTGAGCCGGACCCCCGCAGGGTTTTTGCGGAATTCGCCTACGAGCATCCGCAATTTTCGACCGAAGCGGTGAAGGCGCAGCAGGCGCTTGCCGCCATTCAGGGAGAGAACAATTGCCATTTCGCCGGCGCCTGGACGGGATATGGATTTCACGAGGATGGCCTCGTTTCCGGCCTGGCGGCAGCGGAGGCGATGGGCGGCATCATCCCCTGGCGGACGGTCCGAACCTGGGAACCTCAACCGGATGCAACAGCATGA